From the Argentina anserina chromosome 3, drPotAnse1.1, whole genome shotgun sequence genome, the window GCCACAAATTACATGAAAAAAATATGCATGCCTTTGACACATCTAAAACCGCATCCTTTAGAAGTTGTCATTATTTGGTCTAATAAACAACAGAAAGGTCTTTCTCTCAACATGTTTTCTTATGGTTTTATCAATCAAGGCATGAATATTAGTCTGAACATACTTATCAGGAGATCTGATATACTGTCAAATGAGTTGTAAGTGTCGTTTAACCACAAAACAGAAAGAACAAATAAACATACGATGATCAACTCATTCTGAACTTCCTGAACAGCATCATTAGTTATCCACTCCTTGGCAATAAGTTCTACCATGGTCAAGTCCTCCTTCTTCTTTAACAGTTCCTGAATCTCATTCATCTCACTTTGCCTTTGCAAATCCCCATCCTCattcatttttaattattaacaATAAAGCACCACTTAGAAGCTCAATCTCTAGCTCTAATGTACGTCTGACGTCAAGCTGCTTTTCCAATTCTATGATTGTTCTAGACaattctttcttctctctctgcaATTGCCAGTCAATCAAATTAGCAAAAATCACAAagataaatttatatgaatcTCAGAGGTGCAAGAAAGATAGAATCCTGAAATTCAGACCTTATGTTCTTCTGAAATGAGTAACACCTTTTCATCTGCCTTCTCTTTCTCCAACATAATGCTGTTATTCtgaaaaacaaatgcaatagaTTGACTCATACTGAATGGTATATAATTGTTAGGCAGAGATCAACCAACCAGATTTTAGACATTAGATTACCCATAGAAAAGAACTAGACAGTGCACAAATAGCTACTTGAGTCTAAATGGAGACTCAATCCACCAACAACCTTGAACTTAAATCAACATCAAGCAATCAATGAATTACCTAGTATATAATAATAACCAATTATCTTTTGTAAGTGTAATTTATTAGTCATTTGCCTTTGCTACCTTGTACGAAATTCACAATAGAAAAAAATGTCAACTAAGGTAActagaaaaacagaaaaacattGGTCCCTAGATGATCAGCTGCCACCAAGTAATAATAGCCAAAGAGTACATAAGGAATCAATGTGGCCAAGAGATTATCATCAGCTACAGTAGGAGTAGAAGACACAGTTTACAATTTTGGAGTTCAGAATTAATGATAAATACAGAGAGAAACTTCACGCCTAAGTTTCATCACAATGTCGAAGCTCTATATTATCCTTAATAAAGAACGGTTCCAAATAGGCATCAGAAAGTACACCGTACTGAATGGATTAGTTCATTACATATATGCACATGTAAGAGTTACAGAAcccaaacaaaaattgatattCAGTTAATTACGAACAAGTATATACCCTTTGCTGTAGTTGCATCTCACGCTGTGCAAGCACCTCATTCTGAGCAATACTCTCCTCAAGCTGTTTCTTAATCACTTTGTTATGAGCTTCACTCTCCTCAAGCTGTTTCTTCAAATCTTTCTTCTGAGCTTCAAATCTTAACAAGGCTTCTTCCTGCTCTAGGCACGCCTTCTCCAGCTCCAAGAATGTCTTTTCAAGGCAGCCACGTGCATTGTCTTGCAGCATTCCTATCATGTGAATTAACGTCAATTAATCAACAAAGTCACccaatttaattagaatgaactTTAAATAGTTAACCAAGACAAAACTTAAACTCGCTCATTTTCATTATTTCTGAACAAATCTTGAAAAATCTCAACCCTGAACTTGCAGAACCCAACTCAAGAGCATTAGCATTAAACTTACATTTTCCCGACTTCCAAATCATGTAGTTCAATATTCTTATCAATAAATCAGAACATACGCACAGACAATCAACAATATGAAAACCAAAGCATCCTTACTCCATAGCGAATCTTGTAAAAGAATTCCTAGAAACACAACGCCCTCCCTTGAGATTCAAGAAGATAAAAAGACTACTACAATACAATGACAATAAATCATGGGTTTTCTTCTGATTCTTTATACAGCAAagggtatatatatactaggGAACCAAACAACTGATAAAGGATTGCAACACTAGTGGGGTGTTTCAGAATGTAACCACAAAATCGAAGATATAAAAGTGGGCGTTACAGTAGCTTCGTCACCAACACAGAACCCAAACTTGGTTAGTTCACTTACCACGGTGTCTATGGATTTGGCAGAAGTAGTCCGACCAATGGGATCACCAAATCGGAGAAAGATTAGAACCTGAGAGGCGGTGTAGCCAAAATAAAAGCAGCTATTGGTGAGTGAGAGGCATTGAAAAGGAGGAGCCCTTTCTAATGACTTGGTTGTTAAGGACCTCTTGAGGACTTTCAATGTCCACCATTAGATTAAAACACTGGTCCTAATCTTAAAGAACAAAATAAGGTTGAATACTCTCCATCAGAACCCACCCTTTTACCAAATAACGAAggattaaattttttaaagctattgataaatatatatatatatatatatatattgaagctGTTTCACTTTATGATCCTGTGTTCGTTGTTCGAGTTTGAATCTTGGTTTCAATCTCATGTTTTCATGGTTTCCTGTTCAGAACTGGGTTCCCCTTTATGGTTTCAATGAATCGGACCGTGTTTACAAAACGATGGAGATGGTGAGGAAAACTAATTGGGAATCATTTGCCCGATTCATGCCTTTTGCTAGATTCtaatctatttttcatgacCACGAATGAGCAATATTCTAACGTATAGAATTGTCgttctttatttttatttggtttGGAACATTCGATACTTCCACAATTAACAAATTTAGCTGATGATTAAAATTGATATCAACAGGCGAAGTTTTAAATAGGAACATAAATAGACACATAGTATTGATATTTTCGAGGTTAATTATAGAAATTTGTGATGTGAGAATATAAAATGGTTTTCCgttttaaaaaataacaaaacgaCGACGTAGGTTTAAACAGAAACATAAACGGACGCTATAAGATTGGGCGGAGCAATCCCCAGTTCGTGATTAAAACAGTTGAACTCAATGAAGATATAGCGCCGGAGGCCAACCAGGAACATAGAGGAGTTACGTCGCCAAGGACATTCTGGTTTTGCTCCTTCTCTGGATTACCTCTTATAACTTGTTGTTTTCTCGATTGTTTTTGCTTCGGAAATAGTAAAGTAGAAGAGTACATTGAAACTCAGCCTAtgtttaattctgaaaatgggtctaaatttttttcttcctaCTAAGATAAAATGAATTGCTTGTTTTTCTTGAGTCTTGTTCCCCTTGTTTAATTCTTGTGTTGCAGTCTTGCAGATTTGAAATGTCTGCTTATTCAGAAGGCAATCAAGGAACAGATATCGGTAAGTTACACAGTCCGTGTTTGTCTAGATTAATTAAAGGTTGAATTTTTCTGCTAGCCAACTCATGAATGTTGGCTTTGGCTATGAAAAGAGTATGAACAGCACCAACTGATCATGTAGGGGTGTTTGAATCATGCTTAattcttgtttttttattcaatgccggatttattttctctttataTAATGACTggtattttatgtttgatctttTTCTGTCTCGTATGTGATTTcttgtttttctgttaaaaatagGAAAATTGCGACACAATGCGCGTGTCCACATTGAGAAGGTGTTCTTGGAGCTTGAGCAGAGTGAAGCTCAGAAGAAGGAGCTTAAGAAAAATCTTGAGCAGAAAACTATGCAACTGCAAATCTTGGTATTAACAATTCTTGTTGAAGGTCTCAGTTACTGAGTTTCAGAAAAGTTCTGGTAGTTTTGAGATATGTATATTGATATTACATTATTCATTGAAGTAATCAAGGTGACTAGGAACAAAGGCTTTACAATGTTTAtaatgatgaattgatgattaaCTAACCTTGAGTTAAGATTAATGCATAATATTTGCAATGTACTATCTTTTTGGTTGTTTAGTTTTCTCCTTCTGCTGCTGAGGATTTACTGGCCAGAATTTGATTTGTTGAGAAGTTTTGGaattttctttatattaaAGGAGCTTGATGTAGTGTCATATGCTTACAGAATGAGAAAGCTTCCTTAGAGACAAATAAAGCCAATGAATTGGTGTCATGGTtgacagaagaaagaaaggtcTGTATTCCATTATTGGAGGTTTGTTTCCATGAGTGCATGATATTATATGAGGGAACCTTTGAACGTACTGTTGTCtcttttttatgattcaccaGAAATGGGAAAGTGAGAAGCAAAAACTTCAAGAAAGGTtaaatgaaaaggaagaagaattgGCTTCTAGTCAAGCATTTAACCAAGTACTCATTGTGAAGCTGAATGAACATAATGCTGAATTGCACAAGGCTCGTCATTCGTTAATCACGGTCTGTATATTTGTCTCTTCTTGTTCAACTGTTTCCGAAATCTTGAATTATTCACCTTTAGTGTGGTTGTGGTTTGCTGCAAAGTTAATGCTGTGAATCTGTGATGGATTCATGAAACCCTATAAATACAATATTGTAGTGAACTTAATGTAGGTTTGAATGCCGACTTGGTTTAGGTAAAATCAactgtttttaattttcatacCAGAAGGCAGTGGCAAATATATGGCCTATGATTATTCACTTACCTAGATAATTAGTTTATCTCTTGGTAATTGTAATGCCAAAATTATTGGTTTGGATAATTTTTTGTAGGCTTTGAAAGAATCAGCCTGGGATGCTTCTATTGGGGTGAAGATAATGGCAGACCATGACACCAAACCATTTATTGGTGCAACCCAAAGAATGCCTTCACTAAATTTTTCTGAAAGAGTAGCTGCTAAGGCCGTGGAGGTAGGTTCTCTCTGGGAGGAAAATCTCAAAGATCCGAGTTGGCATCCGTTCAAATTTTTAATGGATGAAGAAGGAAAGACGAGGGTATTAATTTAACTATAAAGCTGATAATCTGATATCATCATTTAATTTTACTGTTATACGTAGCGTTCATTCACAGTGACTGATGCAGTTTCATATATAGGAAGTtattgatgaagaagatgagaaaCTGAAGAACTTGAAGACAGCGTTTGGTGATGAAGTATATGAGGCTGTGATAAATGCCTTGGAAGAACTAAGCTCGTTCAATCCAACAAGTAGAAATCCTATGCTAGAGCTGTGGAATTTCAAAGAGGGGAAAAAGGCATCACTTGCAGAGGGAGTATCGCACATTGTGAATCATTGGAAACCAAGGAAACGGAGAAGTACTGATCAATGCTCCAACGAGCAGAATAAGCGGTCCGACTGCAAAACCTAGTCAAGTTTGTATGAATTGGACAGAATCTGACTGGAAAGCCTAGTTAAGTTTGCATTTGAATTGAACTAAATAGCAGTTCGTATCTTCATCTGAATTTAGCATTTCCTATTCAGTTGAAATGGTGCAACTTTAACCTAGCTCGATTTAGATCTTAAACCTTCGTTTAACAATATTGTTTTCTTAATCCATACTACACGGTGCAAAACAAATGTTGACTGAATCAAAACTTCTGCTCACGAAGTTTGCTAACCCACAAAATTTGGTATAACACAATCTTTGTGCATTCCcacatgtatatatgataTACCGTAAGTTATACACTtaaacaaaatattataatgttCTGCATTATAGTCGAAGCATTTTTTATCAACATATAATAAAAATTTAGACTCATGTATATTGAATTATGGAACAACTCCTTTTAATATACCAAAATCCCAAAATGCTGAACGGAGTGAAAATGAGATTATTCTCATTGCAGATTTGCACTATATTGTGCAATTCCCTGATACATAAGATTTTGTTTTCATAAGGGTTCTGAGTCGGCTGAAGGAATACTAAGCAGCTTGATGGACTTTTCCACTTCTCTGAAGCAAGAATTTGAAGATGGTTATAGAAGAAATAGCTAGCATAACTAGATACTTGTAAGAACACATTGCtattaagaatatagaaaGTAGACAGAAGCAGCAGAGGTCTTGCTCACTGTAAAAATTACCACAACATGCATCAAACTAAAAGGTACTTTGTAATCCTCTATAAATAGGGGCCTCTATCAACGGAAAAAACATCTCtatctatttgtttttttccaACAAGCCTAGCAAACCGGTACTCTTAACAAATTAAACATATATACTAAATTTAAGGGTCCAAAAAATGTGTAAAGAATGTACTCAACATAATTTCGTCACATTTCATTATTTAGAAATAGAATTTTATTATGTTGTGTTCAATCCATTCAAGACAACTATGCATTTTAATTACAACCCCTTATTTAAAGAAGTAAACCCTTTGATTCCGAACATGGAGAAAATAACAAATTGAGAGAatgagtgtgtgtgtgtgtgtgtgtttgtttgttttgtttttacggCTGCACCCGGAAATATGAATGGGTTGCCTACGTATCTTGTGAGAGAGATCAAGCCACTTGTAGTTCTAGAGTTCAAAACGTGAATGACATATTGGAAGGCTTAGGTTTTTTAGAATGGGAGAAGTGTTTGGACAATTCTGTTTGGATGAATTTGACGGACCAAGGATTCAAATTTAGCAATTTTTTGTCTAGTGTCAGAGATTTTGTTTGAACATATGGTTGCATTTAGTGGGTCACTAAATTGCCTACGCACCTGATCAACCGATCGTAGTTCGAAATATGTTGGTTTTGTACCAACTTTCATAATCACCAGAAACATTCCCTCACTGCCAAGAATATGAAAATCCACTCGAGCACTAGAAACATTCCCTCTTGGCAATCCCCTCGAGCACTATAAACGTTCCCTCATCGCCACGAAAATGAAAATCCTCTCGAGCATCAGAAATATTCCCTCATCAATCATGTTTTCCTGTGGACACCCAATATGGTAAAGCATCGTGTGGATTTTAGCACCCAAATTCTGAGCTTTGTAGTAAACCAGACTTTTGTGGAATTTATTAACGAAACATTGCAACTGGGCTTGAAGCTTTAAGTGGGCCTTGTGCAACCCATAGTCTCGATCCCTGCCGAAACTCTGTCGGAAGTTATTTCCACTTTTCAAATTGCTATATATCCAATGCTTCTAAAAGACTGAGAGAGAATATCGATCACCTCCCATCTGATCAAATTGATTAAAGGAGATTGAATTCGACTTGAAGATGGAGTCATCATATGGGGCTCTGTATAAACGGATAGAAATCTTCACTGATTCCCCACTTTCTTCTAATCACGCATACATGACTAGGTTTCGGTGCTATCTAGGAATTTTCGGTGAGTGCTGATTCCTCTATGTATTTTAAGATCACCGACTCACATAATAAGGAAATTTGTCTTTTGCGTGAAGACTATGTATGTCAAGCTGGCCGTGTACTACCCCAAGGCTGCCACCATATGATTCAGATATCAATCTCTGACCGCTTGAGCACCTGATTACAATTGTAGTACTTGAGCACCAATTCAACTTTCCACCGCTTGATTTCCTTGTGTCTTTAATTGAAACCTTGTCTCATGCATACAGCTCTCAAGTTCCCACCTCTTCACCATCACGGTTGCACAAAAGAAGATTTCTTTCCAAACATCAAGTACCCAAGCCTTTCATCCTTTCATCCTCAATTCCAACTATCACCTTAGTTAAATAAATCCGCCACATATCAATTTGTTTGTCAACAGACAGCACCGCTTAGCACCATTTCACATATCCATCACAATTTTAATTTTCCTTCTTTCAAATGTTGTTAATTGAACCAGTACATCCGTAGTCGaggaatgaattcaatgtatTAATAGCATGTCTCTGATATGCAGGCTTTATCGAGACCTTGGCATTTGAAGTCAAAATTGAAGGTGAGACCCTGGTCATTATACTCGACGGTATTTAGTGTGGTGGTAGATTATTCAAGCTTTCTTGTGTAGTTTATTTTGAAAGTGGTGGAAAGGAAAGGACTAGGAAACGACAGGGAGTGAATGATAATAAGGAGGCCTCATATTCAATTCATGGTGATGATTTTGCAAGCATCATGCGCAATTTTGTAGCACTGAAATTCGGCCGTTCATGAACGACCAACATATTTCAGCGCTACTAATTGCAGTAGCCCAATGCGTTATGCGACTCTGATCGTTCATGAACGACTAATATTGTCATAACGCAATATACATCATAGCGGAGGCTAGCCGTTCATAAACGATCAATATTATCGACACGTAGAGTGAACCATTCAAAAGAATACAAGTCACTCATGAACGGCTCATCTCTTATGTGGAACGAGGCTCGCATGGTGTGTTTTTATGCCAAAATAAGCATGGCACAAgtgctgtttttttttttacctgaGCTTCACCTTTGGAGCTTGATTCATTGGTGGATATCATTCTATTTATGCAGAGTTTCGGCTCTTTTTCTGTATTTTTTTCCTCCGTTTGTGTAGAGGATGTGCCTTTTTATAGGCAACAATAGATCAGCTCGATTGTGATGGCGATgaattcaaattaaatagCAACAACTAACTTTATCTTCCATGTTGAAAGCTTCTAAGGCTTTTTGTTCATTTCCAACTCGGTCTTCCATCTATGTAGAACGTCAAGAGCAACTAAACGTGAATGATcttgattttaaatttaaatgtcAAACCGAGTTGATCACCTTATCTCCAGACCTTGTTTGTAGCATAACCAACTATGATTCCAAATGGTGCATGCAATCCATGCATGGTCCACTTTCCTGAATTGATGACTAAGTTTTGGATGTGGCTAAGAGCTGGACGTCAAACCACAACTAATTCAccaatttgaatattttttgtttcaataAACTGTAATGTATATAACATATTCTAATTTATAGAAAATTAATACCATGCCAGTAGGGCTATCAATGGGTCGTGTCGGGTCAAGGTGTCTCGCATGTTATAAAATGTAAATCCAAACCTAACCCATTTAATAATcgtgtcaaaaatttaaactcaaactcaacctATTTATTAAACGGGTTACCCGTTTCCAACCCGTTTAActcatttaataaatatatttgtcgttttagataagataactaactaaaacaataatcaaataaaaaaatttattgttttacccaaaattctagttcaaaatgagaaaaaacttACTAAatctttatatacatataatattaCCATTTTAAATAGCTTGTATGCTcgtattttatatataatttagttcGACTCTTTTATTAAACGTGTCATGCGGGTTCATTTCGTGTTAGCGGGTTAATCCGTCGTTGACCCGTTTATTAAATGGGTCATAGTGGGTTGACCCGCCGCTGACCCGCTTTTTAATCGTGCGGGTTCAACCCACTTTATTTCGTACGGATTTCGAGTCGTGTTATCGGGTCGTATCGAAATTGACAGCCCTACATGCCAATACAGCATGTGGATTATACCATCAGCCAGATGGATACATTTTTTGTACTTATTACGTATTACAAATCAAGTTTTATTTCACTGTCAAGC encodes:
- the LOC126788297 gene encoding factor of DNA methylation 3-like; this translates as MSAYSEGNQGTDIGKLRHNARVHIEKVFLELEQSEAQKKELKKNLEQKTMQLQILNEKASLETNKANELVSWLTEERKKWESEKQKLQERLNEKEEELASSQAFNQVLIVKLNEHNAELHKARHSLITALKESAWDASIGVKIMADHDTKPFIGATQRMPSLNFSERVAAKAVEVGSLWEENLKDPSWHPFKFLMDEEGKTREVIDEEDEKLKNLKTAFGDEVYEAVINALEELSSFNPTSRNPMLELWNFKEGKKASLAEGVSHIVNHWKPRKRRSTDQCSNEQNKRSDCKT
- the LOC126788305 gene encoding factor of DNA methylation 1-like isoform X1, yielding MKMRMLQDNARGCLEKTFLELEKACLEQEEALLRFEAQKKDLKKQLEESEAHNKVIKKQLEESIAQNEVLAQREMQLQQRNNSIMLEKEKADEKVLLISEEHKREKKELSRTIIELEKQLDVRRTLELEIELLSGALLLIIKNE